In Mesorhizobium sp., one DNA window encodes the following:
- a CDS encoding metallopeptidase family protein: MARIDNSRLWRDQLSPTLEDMEVLALDAYAHLPEDFRTLTGEIVIQVAEFPEEEIMDDLSLETPFDLLGLFEGRGIAERWNPATGEGPNRITLYRRAILDYWAENEETLGDIVTHVLIHEIGHHFGLSDDDMARIEEGVDQESRA, from the coding sequence ATGGCCCGCATCGACAATTCCCGTCTCTGGCGCGATCAGCTCTCGCCCACCCTCGAGGACATGGAGGTGCTCGCACTCGACGCCTATGCACATCTGCCGGAAGATTTCCGTACGCTGACCGGCGAGATCGTGATCCAGGTCGCGGAATTTCCGGAAGAGGAGATCATGGACGACCTGTCGCTGGAGACGCCGTTCGATCTGCTCGGCCTGTTCGAAGGACGTGGCATCGCGGAGCGCTGGAACCCGGCCACCGGCGAGGGTCCGAACCGCATCACGCTCTACCGCCGCGCCATCCTCGACTACTGGGCCGAGAACGAGGAGACGCTGGGCGATATCGTGACCCATGTGCTGATCCACGAAATCGGCCACCATTTCGGTCTGTCCGACGACGACATGGCCCGCATCGAGGAGGGCGTGGATCAGGAATCGAGAGCCTGA
- the leuB gene encoding 3-isopropylmalate dehydrogenase translates to MASRKLLLLAGDGIGPEAMAEVKKLIAMMNAEMGAGFETDEGLVGGCAYDAHGKAISEEDMAKAMAADAVLFGAVGGPKWDSVPYEVRPEAGLLRLRKDMQLFANLRPAICYPALAASSSLKPEVVEGLDILIVRELTGGVYFGEPKEIIDLGNGQKRGIDTQVYDTFEIERIAGVAFELARTRKNKVCSMEKRNVMKSGVLWNEVVTATHKAKYPDVELSHMLADAGGMQLVRWPKQFDVIVTDNLFGDMLSDVAAMLTGSLGMLPSASLGAPDAKTGSRKALYEPVHGSAPDIAGKGIANPIAMIASFAMCLRYSFNMVAEADRLEKAIADVLDSGLRTGDIMSAGMTQVNTREMGDAIMEKFRALA, encoded by the coding sequence ATGGCATCCCGCAAGCTTCTCCTCCTCGCCGGCGACGGCATCGGCCCCGAGGCGATGGCGGAAGTAAAAAAGCTGATCGCCATGATGAATGCCGAGATGGGCGCCGGCTTCGAGACCGACGAAGGTCTGGTCGGCGGCTGCGCCTACGATGCGCACGGCAAGGCGATCTCGGAAGAGGACATGGCGAAGGCGATGGCGGCCGACGCAGTGCTGTTCGGCGCGGTCGGCGGGCCGAAGTGGGACAGCGTCCCCTACGAGGTGCGGCCCGAGGCCGGCCTGCTGCGGCTGCGCAAGGACATGCAGCTCTTCGCCAATCTGCGCCCCGCCATTTGCTATCCCGCGCTCGCCGCCTCTTCGTCGCTGAAGCCCGAGGTGGTCGAGGGCCTCGACATCCTGATCGTGCGCGAACTGACCGGCGGCGTCTATTTCGGCGAGCCGAAGGAGATCATCGACCTCGGCAACGGCCAGAAGCGCGGCATCGACACGCAGGTCTACGACACGTTCGAGATCGAGCGCATCGCCGGCGTCGCCTTCGAACTGGCGCGGACGCGCAAGAACAAGGTCTGCTCGATGGAAAAGCGCAACGTCATGAAGTCGGGCGTGCTGTGGAACGAGGTCGTGACCGCCACGCACAAGGCGAAGTATCCGGACGTCGAGCTCAGCCACATGCTCGCCGACGCCGGCGGCATGCAGTTGGTGCGCTGGCCGAAACAGTTCGACGTCATCGTCACCGACAATCTGTTCGGCGACATGCTCTCCGACGTCGCGGCGATGCTGACCGGCTCGCTCGGCATGCTGCCCTCGGCCTCGCTCGGCGCGCCGGACGCCAAGACCGGCAGCCGCAAGGCGCTCTACGAGCCGGTGCACGGCTCGGCGCCTGACATCGCCGGCAAGGGTATCGCCAATCCGATCGCCATGATTGCCTCATTCGCCATGTGCCTGCGCTATTCGTTCAACATGGTCGCCGAGGCCGACCGGCTGGAGAAGGCGATCGCGGACGTGCTGGACAGCGGCCTGCGCACGGGCGACATCATGTCGGCCGGCATGACGCAGGTGAACACGCGCGAGATGGGCGACGCGATCATGGAGAAGTTCCGGGCTTTGGCCTGA
- a CDS encoding CoA ester lyase yields MLTRPSHPRRSVLYVPASNAKALAKLPGLACDAAILDLEDAVAPDAKVAAREALTSFFAERAKNPPAGGPGEIVIRINGLSTEWGTDDLLAARECRPDAILLPKVETPRDILEANDTLDGEDAHPSMWLWAMIETPKALLNIGAIAELGRDPGARLACFVAGTNDLVKETGIRTTPDRRFLTPWLMQMVLAARAGGIDILDGVANDFRDIDAFRRECDDGAAMGFDGKTLIHPDQIGPANAAFSPSAEEIAAARAVVAAFAAPENVGKGIVTIDGRMTERLHLAQAQKLLAKAGNF; encoded by the coding sequence ATGCTGACCCGTCCGTCCCACCCCCGCCGCTCGGTCCTCTACGTCCCGGCTTCGAATGCGAAAGCCTTGGCCAAACTGCCTGGCCTTGCCTGCGACGCGGCGATCCTCGACCTGGAGGACGCAGTCGCGCCCGACGCCAAGGTCGCGGCGCGCGAGGCGCTGACATCCTTCTTTGCCGAACGCGCGAAGAACCCGCCGGCGGGCGGGCCGGGCGAAATCGTCATTCGTATCAACGGGTTGTCGACTGAATGGGGGACCGATGATCTCCTCGCCGCCCGCGAATGCCGTCCCGATGCGATTCTGCTGCCGAAAGTGGAGACGCCGCGCGACATCCTGGAAGCCAACGACACGCTCGACGGGGAAGACGCTCATCCTTCGATGTGGCTGTGGGCTATGATCGAGACGCCGAAGGCGCTGCTCAACATCGGCGCGATCGCCGAGCTCGGCCGCGATCCGGGCGCGCGGCTTGCCTGTTTCGTGGCCGGCACCAACGACCTTGTCAAGGAGACAGGCATACGTACGACGCCGGACCGACGGTTCCTGACGCCGTGGCTGATGCAGATGGTGCTCGCGGCTCGGGCCGGTGGCATCGACATTCTCGACGGCGTCGCCAACGATTTCCGCGACATCGACGCCTTCCGCCGCGAATGCGACGACGGCGCGGCAATGGGTTTCGACGGCAAGACGCTGATTCACCCCGATCAGATCGGCCCAGCCAACGCGGCGTTTTCGCCCTCGGCCGAGGAGATCGCGGCTGCCCGCGCCGTCGTGGCCGCCTTTGCGGCACCCGAAAACGTCGGCAAAGGCATCGTCACCATCGACGGCCGCATGACCGAGCGGTTGCATCTCGCGCAGGCGCAGAAGCTTCTCGCCAAGGCCGGCAATTTCTGA
- a CDS encoding DUF982 domain-containing protein: protein MSHSEPKRFATPVIVLIEGRDVIIEGAAQAAALLADVRWPGRRDDLHAEALETCLKVLEGHRSTEDARARLVDAALAAGIYSNVLR, encoded by the coding sequence ATGAGCCACAGCGAACCCAAGCGTTTCGCCACGCCGGTCATCGTTCTGATCGAAGGCCGCGACGTCATCATCGAAGGTGCTGCCCAGGCGGCGGCCCTGCTGGCGGATGTGCGCTGGCCCGGCCGGCGCGACGACCTTCACGCCGAAGCGCTCGAAACCTGCCTCAAGGTGCTGGAGGGACACCGTTCGACCGAGGATGCCCGCGCACGCCTGGTCGACGCGGCCCTCGCGGCCGGGATCTATTCGAACGTCCTCAGATGA
- a CDS encoding DNA polymerase Y family protein produces MFRQRLGRSWRFDGAKGKPLLVSTRRDNAQRIGALDEEAGRLGLRQGMGIADARAMHPSIEIVEEDPQADRRLLEGLADWCDRYTPLVSLDGADGLFLDITGCAHLFGGEHALMKDLLARLFHQGFEARAGLASTPGAAWAAARFRSPAVIAPGGEADLLSPLPLSALRLDPETVAGLKSVGLRTAAMVMDAPRAPIARRFGRQVILRIDQALGTVDEAISPRLPVPPLSVERRLAEPVCLVEDIERLVLLLAEALREHLEQRAEGAERLELILFRVDGAVSRIAAGSARPLREPRRIARLFHERLSALENALDAGYGFDLARLAVLEAAALDHRQQDLSGDAGAVEEDAAFFADRVRARLGGQALAGPDLRQSHIPERAMGIGGDVAPLAPASPAGGADRPLRLLPRPDPIEITDPARLDFRWRRVDHSVHRREGPERISPEWWRDEAETAVRDYYRVEDGDGRRYWMFREAASRPGEQPKWFMQGVFA; encoded by the coding sequence ATCTTCCGCCAGAGGCTGGGGAGGTCGTGGCGTTTCGATGGGGCAAAAGGAAAACCTCTCCTCGTCAGCACCCGCCGGGACAACGCCCAGCGCATCGGCGCGCTTGACGAGGAGGCGGGCCGTCTCGGCCTGCGCCAGGGCATGGGCATTGCCGACGCCCGGGCGATGCATCCTTCCATCGAGATCGTCGAGGAGGATCCTCAGGCGGATCGGCGATTGCTCGAAGGGCTGGCCGACTGGTGCGACCGCTACACGCCGCTGGTCTCGCTCGACGGCGCGGACGGCCTGTTCCTCGACATCACCGGCTGCGCCCATCTGTTCGGCGGCGAACACGCCCTGATGAAGGACCTGCTCGCCCGCCTCTTCCACCAGGGGTTCGAAGCCCGCGCGGGCCTGGCTTCCACACCTGGCGCCGCCTGGGCGGCCGCCCGTTTTCGCAGTCCCGCCGTCATCGCGCCGGGCGGCGAGGCGGACCTTCTGTCGCCTCTGCCGCTCTCCGCGCTCCGGCTCGATCCTGAAACGGTCGCCGGCCTGAAGAGCGTCGGCCTGCGCACCGCCGCCATGGTGATGGACGCTCCCCGGGCCCCGATCGCGCGCCGTTTCGGCCGGCAGGTGATCCTGCGCATCGACCAGGCGCTGGGCACCGTCGACGAGGCGATTTCGCCGCGCCTGCCGGTCCCGCCCCTGTCGGTCGAACGTCGGCTTGCCGAGCCGGTCTGTCTGGTCGAGGACATCGAGCGGCTCGTCCTCCTTCTCGCCGAGGCCTTGAGAGAGCATCTGGAACAGCGCGCAGAGGGCGCCGAGCGGCTCGAGCTGATCCTCTTCCGCGTCGACGGCGCGGTCAGCCGCATCGCGGCCGGATCGGCCCGGCCGCTGCGCGAGCCCCGGCGCATCGCAAGATTGTTTCACGAGCGGCTGTCGGCACTGGAGAACGCGCTCGACGCCGGCTACGGCTTCGACCTCGCCCGGCTTGCCGTGCTGGAGGCTGCGGCCCTCGACCACCGGCAACAGGATCTGTCCGGCGACGCGGGGGCGGTCGAGGAGGACGCCGCCTTCTTCGCCGACCGGGTGCGCGCCCGCCTCGGCGGGCAAGCGCTCGCCGGACCCGACCTGCGCCAGAGCCACATTCCCGAGCGCGCCATGGGGATCGGGGGGGACGTTGCACCGCTCGCACCCGCGTCGCCTGCCGGCGGGGCCGACCGGCCGCTGCGGCTCCTGCCACGCCCCGACCCGATCGAGATCACCGATCCGGCCCGCCTCGATTTCCGCTGGCGGCGCGTCGACCATTCCGTCCACCGCAGGGAGGGACCCGAACGCATCTCGCCGGAATGGTGGCGGGACGAGGCGGAGACAGCCGTCCGCGATTATTACCGGGTCGAGGACGGGGACGGCCGCCGCTACTGGATGTTTCGGGAGGCGGCAAGCCGCCCGGGCGAGCAGCCGAAATGGTTCATGCAGGGGGTTTTTGCGTGA
- a CDS encoding DUF1737 domain-containing protein, which translates to MKLYRFLTGPDDSSFCHKVTAALNKGWLLHGGPTYAFDAETKTMRCGQAVFKEVDGEQYDPGMKLGEW; encoded by the coding sequence CTGAAACTCTATCGCTTTCTGACCGGTCCCGACGATTCGAGCTTCTGCCACAAGGTGACGGCCGCGCTGAACAAGGGCTGGCTGCTGCACGGCGGGCCGACCTACGCTTTCGACGCGGAGACGAAGACGATGCGCTGTGGCCAGGCTGTGTTCAAGGAAGTCGATGGCGAGCAATACGATCCCGGCATGAAGCTTGGCGAGTGGTAA
- a CDS encoding FAD-binding oxidoreductase has protein sequence MKFDIVIIGGAIVGSSVAWGLRKEGFTGTIALVERDPQFSTSATTLSCASIRQQFSIAENIRLSQFTLGLFRRLKEEFGDDADIGFRENGYLILAGPDGVPILRQNHAVQAAEGADIVLEDAAALEARFPWMSTAGIAAAAFGRTGEGWFDAHAYLQLFRRALKNRDIAFVKAEVTGISRHGDRVTGVTLGDGTQITAGTVVNAAGPNAGKVSAMAGVDLPVEPRKRSVFVFEARERYADMPLIVDPSGVYVRPEGSVYITGGAEPEDTDRAADPADFEPDWGLFEETIWPVLATRIPAFEAIKPTRAWAGHYDYNTLDQNAVIGRHPDVSNFVFANGFSGHGLQQAPAVGRAVAELVVHGGYRTIDCSVFGYERIAAGRPYRELNVI, from the coding sequence ATGAAGTTCGACATCGTCATCATCGGCGGGGCCATCGTCGGCTCCTCTGTCGCCTGGGGCCTGCGCAAGGAGGGGTTCACCGGAACGATCGCGCTGGTCGAGCGGGATCCGCAGTTCTCGACCTCGGCGACGACGCTGTCCTGCGCCTCCATCCGCCAGCAGTTCTCGATTGCGGAGAATATCCGCCTGTCGCAGTTCACGCTCGGCCTGTTCCGCCGGCTGAAGGAGGAATTCGGCGACGATGCCGATATCGGGTTCCGCGAGAACGGCTACCTGATCCTCGCCGGGCCGGATGGTGTGCCGATCCTGAGGCAGAACCACGCGGTCCAGGCCGCCGAAGGAGCGGACATCGTGCTCGAGGATGCAGCGGCACTCGAGGCTCGTTTTCCGTGGATGTCGACGGCAGGAATCGCTGCCGCTGCATTCGGGCGCACGGGCGAAGGCTGGTTCGACGCGCATGCCTATTTGCAGCTCTTCCGCCGGGCGCTGAAGAACCGCGATATCGCTTTCGTCAAGGCGGAGGTCACGGGCATTTCCCGACACGGCGACCGGGTCACCGGGGTGACTCTCGGGGACGGCACGCAAATCACGGCCGGGACCGTCGTCAATGCCGCCGGGCCGAACGCCGGCAAGGTGTCGGCGATGGCCGGGGTCGACCTGCCCGTCGAACCGCGCAAGCGCTCGGTCTTCGTCTTCGAGGCGCGCGAGCGCTACGCCGACATGCCGCTGATCGTCGACCCGAGCGGGGTCTACGTGCGTCCGGAGGGTTCGGTCTACATCACCGGCGGGGCGGAACCGGAGGACACCGATCGCGCTGCCGACCCGGCCGATTTCGAACCCGACTGGGGCCTGTTCGAGGAAACGATCTGGCCGGTTCTGGCGACCCGAATCCCGGCCTTCGAGGCGATCAAGCCGACGCGCGCCTGGGCCGGCCACTACGACTACAACACGCTCGACCAGAACGCGGTGATCGGCCGCCATCCGGATGTATCGAACTTCGTCTTCGCCAACGGATTTTCGGGCCACGGCCTACAGCAGGCGCCGGCCGTCGGCCGGGCGGTGGCGGAACTCGTCGTCCACGGCGGCTACCGGACGATAGACTGCTCGGTGTTCGGCTACGAGCGTATCGCGGCGGGACGGCCGTATCGGGAGCTGAATGTCATCTGA
- a CDS encoding error-prone DNA polymerase, producing MNAAVSPAYAEFSVQSNFSFLRGTSSGEELVRRAAQLGHAAIGLADRNTVSGVVRAWQQAKEMGIAYHPGCRLVFSDGTPDMLAYPRDRQGWGRLCRLLSEANLREESEKGNSLVYLADLLEWGDGMSLALLPPLVDAETELALLRRLAERFGSAVRLAVAPRFAGNDAWRFAQADAMAKAAGVPLMAVNDVLYHEPRRRPLQDVVSAIRLKTTVAQAGFALEANAERHLKSPIEMARLFRGYQHALAETLRFARELQFSLGELSHNYPDEPTRDGATPQQELERLTWEGAASRFPEGIDEKSRATLVKELQLVGELNYAGYFLTVHDIVQAARGMNILCQGRGSAANSLICYCLRITDVGPGRMDTLFERFISKERGEPPDIDVDFEHDRRDEVIEYIYRKYSEKHTSLAAAIVTYRSRSAMRETAKALGLSDDTITALSSSTWRWASAGLGETEAKSAGLDMDDALTRHLFDNANELMGFPRHLSQHVGGFVITRDRLDEIVPIMKTAMPERKMIEWDKDDLDSVGIFKVDILALGMLSCLRRCFDLIKSHYPDRPETELAAIPEGEGAVYDMICRADTLGVFQIESRAQMTMLPRLQPREFYDLVIEVAIVRPGPIQGDMVHPYLRRREGKEVPDYVKPELEAILKRTLGVPLFQEQAMKIAIVAGGFSPDKADKLRRAMATFRRVGTIGKLRDEMIDGMVGKGYPRDFAERCFKQIEGFGEYGFPESHAASFALLVYASCWFKAYYPDVFSAAILNSQPMGFYAPSQLVRDAREHGVDVRPVDVNCSDWDCTLEEVPFDPARIAPRHASMASVIRARHAVRLGLRQVKGLAEADMRQLVARRGRGYDSVRDLWLRSGLRADVVERLAQADAFRSLGLDRREALWAVKALDRKGAAERLPLFDQPQIRLPDLEPETKLPAMPLGEHVIHDYRSLTLSLKAHPVSFLRERLAAVGIVSSVALETTANGRRVSVAGLVLVRQRPGSAKGVIFMTIEDECGVANVIVWPKTFEIYRAIVLGSRFVSVTGRVQSAKSPKSSTAVIHVVAERVEDLSPWLADLSEEADGIDSLAHADEVRRPVVEQRDRMSPRSAVGRLIRAHPELRQEFEKLAAQAGKVMPKGRNFQ from the coding sequence GTGAACGCGGCCGTTTCGCCCGCGTATGCCGAATTTTCGGTCCAGTCGAACTTCTCCTTCCTGCGCGGCACTTCGTCGGGCGAGGAACTGGTGCGGCGGGCGGCGCAACTCGGTCACGCCGCGATCGGGCTCGCCGACCGCAACACGGTGTCGGGCGTGGTGCGCGCCTGGCAGCAGGCGAAGGAGATGGGCATCGCCTACCATCCGGGCTGCCGCCTGGTCTTTTCCGACGGCACGCCGGACATGCTTGCCTACCCGCGTGACAGGCAAGGCTGGGGAAGGCTCTGCCGGCTGCTCTCGGAGGCCAATCTCCGCGAGGAAAGCGAGAAGGGAAACTCTCTCGTCTATCTTGCCGACCTTCTGGAATGGGGCGACGGCATGTCGCTGGCTCTGCTGCCGCCGCTGGTCGATGCCGAAACGGAACTTGCGCTGCTTCGCCGGCTGGCGGAGCGGTTCGGTTCCGCGGTCCGGCTGGCCGTCGCCCCCCGCTTCGCCGGCAACGACGCCTGGCGGTTTGCGCAGGCCGATGCGATGGCCAAGGCGGCGGGCGTGCCGCTGATGGCCGTCAACGACGTGCTCTATCACGAACCGCGCCGCCGCCCGCTACAGGATGTGGTGAGCGCGATCCGGCTGAAGACCACGGTGGCGCAGGCCGGCTTCGCGCTGGAAGCCAATGCCGAGCGTCATCTCAAGTCGCCGATCGAGATGGCGCGGCTTTTCCGCGGCTATCAGCACGCATTGGCCGAGACGCTCCGCTTCGCGCGCGAACTGCAATTCTCGCTCGGCGAACTCAGTCACAACTATCCGGACGAGCCGACCCGCGACGGCGCCACGCCGCAGCAGGAGCTCGAGCGCCTCACCTGGGAGGGAGCAGCATCGCGCTTTCCCGAGGGAATCGACGAAAAGAGCCGGGCCACCCTGGTCAAGGAATTGCAGCTCGTCGGCGAGCTGAACTATGCCGGCTACTTCCTGACGGTCCACGACATCGTGCAGGCGGCGCGCGGCATGAACATCCTGTGCCAGGGCCGCGGCTCGGCCGCCAATTCGCTGATCTGCTACTGCCTGCGCATCACCGATGTCGGCCCCGGCCGGATGGATACGCTGTTCGAGCGCTTCATCTCGAAGGAGCGCGGCGAGCCGCCCGACATCGACGTCGATTTCGAACACGACCGCCGCGACGAGGTGATCGAGTACATCTACAGAAAATACAGCGAGAAACACACCTCGCTTGCCGCCGCGATCGTCACCTACCGTTCGCGCTCCGCCATGCGCGAGACCGCCAAGGCGCTCGGTCTCTCCGACGACACGATCACCGCGCTCTCCTCCTCGACCTGGCGCTGGGCCTCGGCCGGCCTCGGCGAGACCGAAGCGAAATCGGCAGGGCTCGACATGGACGATGCGCTGACCAGGCATCTCTTCGACAATGCCAACGAGTTGATGGGCTTTCCGCGCCACCTGTCCCAGCATGTCGGCGGCTTCGTCATCACCCGCGACCGGCTCGACGAGATCGTGCCGATCATGAAGACGGCGATGCCCGAGCGGAAGATGATCGAATGGGACAAGGATGACCTCGATTCCGTCGGCATCTTCAAGGTCGACATTCTCGCGCTCGGCATGCTGTCCTGCCTGCGCCGCTGCTTCGACCTGATCAAGTCCCACTACCCGGATCGCCCGGAGACCGAGCTTGCCGCGATCCCCGAGGGCGAGGGTGCGGTCTACGACATGATCTGCCGGGCCGACACGCTCGGCGTCTTCCAGATCGAGAGCCGCGCGCAGATGACCATGCTGCCGCGGCTGCAGCCCCGCGAATTCTACGATCTCGTCATCGAAGTGGCGATCGTGCGCCCCGGGCCGATCCAGGGCGACATGGTGCATCCCTATCTCAGACGCCGTGAAGGCAAGGAGGTGCCCGACTACGTCAAGCCCGAACTCGAGGCGATCCTCAAGCGGACGCTCGGCGTGCCGTTGTTCCAGGAACAGGCGATGAAGATCGCCATCGTCGCCGGCGGTTTCTCGCCGGACAAGGCCGACAAGCTGCGCCGCGCCATGGCGACGTTCCGGCGCGTCGGCACCATCGGCAAGCTGCGCGACGAGATGATCGACGGCATGGTCGGCAAGGGCTATCCGCGCGATTTCGCCGAACGCTGTTTCAAGCAGATCGAAGGCTTCGGCGAATACGGCTTTCCCGAAAGCCACGCGGCCTCCTTCGCCCTGCTGGTCTATGCCTCATGCTGGTTCAAGGCCTATTATCCGGACGTGTTTTCGGCGGCGATTCTCAACTCGCAGCCGATGGGCTTCTACGCGCCTTCGCAGCTGGTGCGCGACGCGCGGGAGCACGGCGTCGACGTCCGGCCGGTCGACGTCAATTGTTCCGACTGGGACTGCACGCTGGAGGAGGTACCGTTCGACCCTGCCCGGATCGCACCGCGCCATGCCTCGATGGCGAGCGTCATCCGCGCGCGACATGCGGTGCGGCTCGGCCTGCGCCAGGTCAAGGGTCTGGCGGAGGCCGACATGAGGCAGCTCGTGGCACGGCGCGGCAGGGGCTATGATTCGGTGCGCGACCTGTGGCTGCGCAGCGGCCTGCGCGCCGACGTCGTCGAACGACTCGCCCAGGCGGATGCCTTCCGCTCCCTCGGGCTAGACCGCCGCGAGGCCCTGTGGGCGGTCAAGGCGCTTGATCGCAAAGGGGCGGCCGAGCGGCTGCCGCTCTTCGACCAGCCGCAGATCAGGCTGCCGGATCTCGAGCCCGAAACGAAGCTGCCGGCCATGCCGCTGGGCGAACATGTGATCCACGACTACCGTTCTCTCACCCTCTCGTTGAAGGCGCATCCGGTGTCGTTCCTGCGCGAGCGCCTCGCCGCTGTCGGGATCGTTTCTTCCGTCGCGCTGGAGACGACCGCCAATGGTCGGCGCGTCAGCGTCGCCGGCCTCGTCCTGGTGCGCCAGCGCCCCGGCTCGGCCAAGGGTGTCATCTTCATGACCATCGAGGACGAGTGCGGCGTCGCCAATGTCATCGTCTGGCCGAAGACGTTCGAGATCTATCGCGCCATCGTGCTCGGATCGCGCTTTGTCAGCGTCACCGGGCGCGTCCAGTCGGCGAAGAGCCCGAAATCCTCCACCGCCGTCATCCATGTCGTGGCCGAGCGCGTCGAGGATCTGTCGCCCTGGCTCGCCGATCTGTCGGAGGAGGCCGACGGCATCGACAGTCTCGCCCATGCCGACGAGGTCCGACGCCCGGTGGTGGAGCAGCGTGATCGCATGTCGCCGCGCTCGGCCGTCGGCCGGCTGATCCGGGCGCATCCCGAGCTTCGACAGGAGTTCGAGAAGCTCGCCGCCCAGGCCGGGAAGGTCATGCCCAAGGGCCGGAACTTCCAGTGA
- a CDS encoding glycosyltransferase, producing the protein MAARRMVLVVDDRIPTPDQDSGSACAFSWLTILSQAGFRVVFLPCDLRDAGRYSQAVRALGVTVPEEGSFASIEEALDRLAPEADIAILSRAPVAQRLFDRLRSVSPRTRIVFNTVDLHHLRMRREAELTGDPDQARAAEDMRVVELGLVERADATVVVSAYERDLLGKLLPRADVHHIPILREVPADGEGVAVRLPAFLSRLVPVPRGRRDIVFVGGFSHAPNGDGIRWFVAEVWPLVLEAGLDRRLLIAGSHMPPGIMGLASRTIATLGHVEDLAGLFAKARVSIAPLRFGAGVKGKVVSSLGRGVPVVATRMAVEGTGLVHGRDVLAVETPAEMAAAIVRLCGDDRLWRHLSRHARRTFLRTHSLEAGRSKIMGLLDGLAARP; encoded by the coding sequence ATGGCGGCACGCCGAATGGTCCTTGTCGTCGACGACCGCATACCGACGCCCGATCAGGACAGCGGTTCGGCCTGCGCCTTTTCCTGGCTGACGATCCTGTCGCAGGCAGGTTTTCGCGTTGTTTTCCTGCCCTGCGATCTCCGCGATGCCGGCCGCTATTCGCAAGCGGTCCGCGCTCTCGGAGTGACCGTTCCCGAAGAGGGTTCATTCGCGTCAATTGAAGAGGCCCTCGATCGATTGGCGCCCGAGGCGGACATCGCGATACTGTCTCGGGCGCCGGTGGCCCAACGCCTTTTCGACCGGCTGCGCTCGGTATCGCCCCGCACCCGCATCGTCTTCAACACGGTCGATCTCCATCACCTTCGGATGCGGCGCGAGGCTGAACTCACCGGTGATCCGGATCAGGCGCGGGCAGCGGAGGACATGCGTGTCGTCGAACTCGGTCTCGTCGAGCGCGCGGATGCGACGGTCGTGGTCAGCGCCTACGAACGCGACCTCCTCGGTAAACTGCTGCCCCGGGCGGACGTGCATCATATTCCGATCCTGCGGGAGGTGCCGGCGGACGGAGAGGGAGTGGCAGTCCGGCTTCCGGCGTTCCTGTCGCGGCTGGTGCCGGTGCCGCGCGGGCGTCGCGACATCGTTTTCGTCGGCGGGTTCAGTCATGCGCCGAATGGCGATGGCATACGCTGGTTCGTCGCGGAGGTCTGGCCGCTGGTCCTGGAAGCCGGCCTTGACCGCCGGCTGTTGATCGCTGGCTCCCACATGCCGCCGGGCATCATGGGACTGGCCTCTCGAACGATCGCGACGCTGGGCCATGTCGAAGATTTAGCCGGATTGTTCGCGAAAGCGCGGGTGAGCATTGCGCCGCTGCGCTTCGGCGCCGGCGTCAAGGGTAAGGTCGTGTCGAGCCTCGGCCGCGGCGTGCCGGTCGTCGCGACGCGGATGGCGGTCGAGGGGACCGGGCTCGTCCACGGCCGGGACGTGCTGGCAGTGGAAACGCCCGCGGAGATGGCCGCGGCCATCGTGAGGCTCTGCGGCGACGACCGCCTCTGGCGGCACCTTTCGCGCCACGCGCGGCGGACATTTCTTCGGACGCATTCGCTCGAGGCGGGTCGGTCGAAAATCATGGGACTGCTCGACGGGCTCGCGGCTCGGCCTTAG
- the leuD gene encoding 3-isopropylmalate dehydratase small subunit, with amino-acid sequence MDKFTKLTGVAAPLPIVNVDTDMIIPKDYLKTIKRTGLGTGLFAEMRYNEDGSENPDFVLNKPACRKAQILVAGDNFGCGSSREHAPWALLDFGIRCVISTSFADIFYNNCFKNGILPITVSPEDLDKLLDDASRGSNATLTVDLEAKEIRGPDGGVIRFDLDAFKRHCLLNGLDDIGLTLEKAAAIDSFERSNAASRPWA; translated from the coding sequence ATGGACAAGTTCACCAAGCTCACGGGCGTCGCCGCGCCGCTGCCGATCGTCAATGTCGACACCGACATGATCATCCCCAAGGACTACCTGAAGACGATCAAGCGGACCGGTCTCGGTACGGGGCTCTTCGCCGAGATGCGCTACAATGAGGATGGTTCGGAGAACCCGGACTTCGTGCTGAACAAGCCGGCCTGCCGCAAGGCGCAGATCCTGGTTGCGGGCGACAATTTCGGCTGCGGTTCGTCGCGCGAGCATGCGCCCTGGGCGCTGCTCGACTTCGGCATCCGCTGCGTGATCTCCACCTCGTTCGCCGACATTTTCTACAACAACTGCTTCAAGAACGGCATCCTGCCGATCACCGTCAGCCCGGAAGATCTGGACAAGCTGCTCGACGACGCCTCGCGCGGTTCCAACGCCACCCTGACGGTCGACCTCGAGGCCAAGGAGATCCGCGGGCCGGACGGCGGCGTGATCCGTTTCGACCTCGACGCCTTCAAACGCCACTGCCTGCTCAACGGTCTCGACGACATCGGTCTGACCTTGGAAAAGGCCGCTGCCATCGACAGTTTCGAAAGGTCGAACGCCGCGTCGCGTCCCTGGGCCTGA